Genomic DNA from Schistosoma haematobium chromosome 1, whole genome shotgun sequence:
ggattagtttaacaaatataatatctaaaatactagcctcgataattatcagacgcctaactaagattCGCGAACTgtaaacacgagagaaccaagctggcttcagacctggtcgtggctgcatcgaccacatattcaccattcgtcaggttctagaacataggcatacttatcgacgtccgacaatggtggtctttcttgacttaaaagcagcatttgactccgtagaccgcgagattctgtggcagtgtctgtcattgaaaaacgtaccccagaagtacataaaccttgtaaaggctctttactcgaacactactagtcgagtcagagcttatggcgaactgtcatctactttttcaacctcaagtggtgtccgtcaaggatgtccactttccccatttttgttcaacttcatcatagacctactaatggaaataacattctcgtcgactgaattctcgggtattgatctcctaccaggaggtccacttatcgacttagaatacgcagatgacatagtcctgtttggtgaagacgctgacaaaatgcagagtcttctgatagcactgagcaacaatgccagaatgtttggaatgcgcttctctccctctaaatgcaagttgttgcttcaggactggtctgcgtcaacacctgaactaaggatagggagtgaagtagtcgaacgcgttgacaacttcacttatcttggaagtctgatcagccctaatgggttggtatcggacgaaatctcagcacggattcgaaaagctcgtttggcttttgccaacttacgtcacctttggcggaggcgagatatccgtctatcaataaaaggacgagtatactgcgcggcagtccgttctgttttaatttacggcagcgaaacatggccattaagagtagaagacactcgtaagctattagtatttgaccacagatgccttagaaatattgctggcgtctgctgggatcaccgggtaagtaatagtgaggttagacgcagggtattagggaatgatggcaaatcagttgatgaggttgttaatcttcatcgactgagatggttgagtcacgtgttacgtatgcccgaacaccgattaccacgacgtgcaatcctaaccggtgttggagatggtttgAAGAgggttaggggcggccaaaccaaaacctggcatcagtgcttgaagtcactaacttgtagtctgagccatgttggtagacgcagactacttgtttggggtccgcgtgactatcgtaaccgatggttggagactcttggtgacatggctcagaatcggtcacaatggcgtcggtgtatacactctctgtcttctcttaaactaagagattaaaattgcttcatatctttcattctacgaactaattctttcttcctgtactatatccttattgcaatctttcttttatatataccacctctgaattaaccacttatatgaatccggtgtccatcttgttgtgttaatgaggtatggcaacttggaccgatgcatatatgtgcctggtcctacgttgtagctgactgactgactgactgaccagtCTCAACTAAATGTTTCGCAATAGATGAAGATGTCTGTCTATCTGCGATCatatttgaccattggaattcattatcataaactttattgaatattgaagcGGTTGCATTTAAACTGTCAGTAGTTAGTGGAAAAAGACAGAATCCACTCCCATACAAATGCAATAAGACTTTGAAAAGTATCACATTTAACTTTTAGCAAATTTGAGATTATGTGAGGATGAACAATAGTTCAGCATTAATCAATCCCAAAAATCTTGAAATCATGATGAACGGAGACTATTAATCAGTGTTAAATTTATCGAAGCATCCAAATCATCCGATTGAGATATGCGCAAAATTGAACTTcacaaaacaacgatttgtctaaaaAAAAGCGGGTCAAACATAGTCTATACGTAGGTTGCAAATAATTGAATATAGCTTCTGAGAATTAGATGCACATGACAAAGCCACTAGAAGGCTAGTGATGAAGTTAGATGTAGAGTAATAGTGATAGGTGATAAATAAGTAACCTTCATCAACCAAGATGGCCAGAATATGAGTTATGTAACAAAAAAAACCCTGCCTGCAACACTGACTATATTTGTTTTCGTTCCCATTCTTGTAGTTAATATCACTTGTTTCATTTTCGCTCCACCAAGCAAGTTTTTCACGTTCAAAAGTTTTAACTATTCTAAATCGCTTCGGATATTGAGATGGTTGTGTTCGTGAAAGTAAGTGACTTATAAATCTTGAAATCGTACATATCACATTAGCTACTTCCAATACATCCTCCAGCACACTGATGATCGGACTACATACAATTTCCGCTAAAACTCTAAAACGCATTAATCTTGAGAGTCTAAAATTCTAGTAAATTGCTACAAATAAATTATCTACTTGTTACTTCTATTATATGAACTTAGAGGCTGAAAACTAACTTCCTGCTGTTCTTTCAGCTTTAAATCCTTGAGGTAAACGTCCACAAGAGCAGTTGCAAGGGTAAATAAATATAGAGCAAACAGAAAACTTCTGTCTATAATAAGAAGCAGAACTGTATAGGAAGTAAACAACGCTGCAAGTATCCCGACAATTAAATGAAACTATGAAGGACATCTGTAAAAAAGATCAACTAATGTGAACTAAAATCATCAGTCTGACAAGCACCGTGGCTAAAATATTGCAAACTATCATACTGCACAGATAAGGAAAAGACGCGGAAAAGATTGGTGTATGACTGAAATGGTCTTACAACTAGTTTATGTGTATAGTTTATTTGCGGATAAATTGCTGGAAAATGTGGTTATAGGCTTAGTATGTTTAAAAAAGATTAAGAGATAACGTATCTGATTACCTGATGTAATGGCTGACTGATCTGGAATTTCAATGGCCACTTCTTTTAGTGACTGTACATAAGCGACGCGATCTAGAATGGGTATACAAAAATTGAGTCCCTGTGATACGTTGTCAGGGATGAAATTTTCAAGAACTAACTGGTTCCAGTGTCCTGTGGAATTTTCCTAATCTTTCAATAACCCATGCTTCTTTCTCTGGGACGATCAATATCCCTATATTTATAGGTGCTCGTGATGTGTAATCACGACTGCTAGCATATacctaatgaaataaaaacattcATATAGAAAGTGAGAACAAACAATTTGCACAGTCAACCATAAACTTAGGTTAGTTACATGATTGGCTATTCTGAAAAGGACATAAAACGTAAGTGAAATACAAATTTTTAAGCCCAGCCCAATGACTATTTCCAGCGAATTTTTCCCACAttcgaaacacaaacctgagaactaccgccccgttagcctaactagtgtggttgttaaaatattagaaaagattattcggaaggagctgtttaagtatctcgataaaaaccggatcctctcggagaagcagcacggcttcagaataggttattcttgtctcactaacttattagtggctcgtgaaagctggtgtgctcttaaggaccaaaagctacctgtagacgtcgccttcattgatttcagtaaagcttttgataaagttccacacaaccggctgttatataagctaagaaaagtcgggattggaggcaatttattgatgtggataaaagacttcttagttgggcgtcaacaaagagttcgggtgaactcaaagttatctagctgggaaactgtgcttagtggagtgccccagggtacagttttggggccagtgctattcctcttgtatgtaaatgaccttccttgtatcctatcatcatcggtcttgctatatgctgacgatgtcaagatatggagaacgatacgatgtgagggtgatagcttagaacttcaaaatgacctgaagaagttatctgaatggtctcaaacctggcagttgccgataaatacttccaagtgtgttgtgatgcatatcggtcatcaaggcacagatacatacacgatgaataacactgagctacctgtcgtccagacatatgacttaggagttatcgttagtcaagacttaaagactactgcacactgccgtgcaatagccgccaaaagttttagaacgttatggtcaatacgtagggcttttagtcatgtcgacgctaagacgtttttgactttgtatacagtgttcgttcgtcctaaacttgagtactgcatacaagcggctagcccctgctttaaaaaagacagtgagcttctggaaaaggttcagagaacggcgactaagctggttcccggaatagcgaagcttccgtatgaatctcgactggccaagctgaaccttttcccgttgtcatatcgcagaactagaggcgacttgattacagtctacaaattgcttagtgataaatttgcacctaacatgccctcatttttcttgtcttccaaaacagagaatttacgaggatactccaaaaaagttcacaagccgagaacaaattacttgtcagctggctatcgactttcccatcgaatcatcaacgagtggaattcactacctcagcacgtggttgaggctccatccgtcgactctttcaaaagaaagttggatcaactgagagaccaccattgccaggactaacataggccatcgagcctcctgtccttcccaaactgaaactaatGTATAAGCAATCCAAATTCCGAAAGCACGACACAGAGATAATCACTAATCTCACAATTTTAATGGGCCAGTATGACTTTTAAGAGCGACTCTCAAACTGTGTCGGTTTCATACATTGCTATACAGTTTAAGTACTACAACTGTATGAACAATTAAGTTTATGAATCGTTATAACGTTGAGTGGTTCCCTCAAAGTTGTTGAAAGTTCTGGGGGAATATTGGCGAAAAACACGATTTCAGAGAAATTCAACCAAAATTACTGAGAATGTTgggattttattaataaatatagaCAGATTACCGCAAAGTGTTATGAGATTCTGGGGGAAGTTTTGGGGATATCTCCAAAAACACTAGATCTTTTCAGATCTGGAAGAAAAATCGGTGTTTTCGTGCCATTTCCCTAAAACTGGGAGGTCGGGAAGTAATGCTATGACCTATTCAGAACATGACCCCCAGTTGATATTAATTATATCCCAATGTTAGTTGGACTTATAGTGAATACAATCGCACCCAAAACTGAGACAAGACAATAAATCGGGCGCCAAAACAGTACCAGAGTTTTAACTACAGCTAACAGCTTGTAAGAGCTATCAACATTCCAGAAAACAGTTTGCTTGCATGAGCGTCTTACATAGTAGTATTTCACCGTTTGCTAAAGCTATAACAATTATAACAATCATATTGTTAGATAACTGTATAGAATGGCATTTTGGAAGCATTTACAAATCAAAGACACAGCTAACCCTGGAAAGTCGATAAGCTGGACGGCCAATCACATTACGAATCATGTTGACTGTGACCCACAAACTTAAATTCCCTCCTTCACGaaatcaaatggttcaaatggatCTTTACAACATAAAAGCTTTCGCCTAACGAGCTTCCgagtctagtagcagtggatcaccaatacctctaggcaagaacctaggtatattaacgataatagaggaaagaaaagaaattggtaaatcataataagatgttatccttagtccttaagaatagatcaagtttcctcttaaaggactcctgggaaatCGCTTGGATTAGTTCGGTCGGCAGCAACTTCCAGCATTCGACAACTCTTagggagtagaagttgtgtctagagtctgttctgctatgttgtatctccaatttctgggtgttactcTTTAGTCCtgtgttggagctaaacttAAGTTGGAgtttaaggggatgtccagaagtgttaggGATACTGTaggccatcagaaggtcacctctgaGACGCCTacactctaatgggtaaaggttaagtgattggaggctcCCTTCATAAGATGTGAATTGGAGTCCCCAAAGTGAGCTTGTGGCTCGCCGCTGGATGCGCTCCAGAGGGTCAATATCCTTTTgtctcggcttagcgagtgtgagaacatcacgctagacagtgttgccaggattgaagctGCTTCTTTCACTATAGCAGAACGAACCATATCCGGACCAGGAGAATTGTCTGTTTTGGGTGCTGCAGTTTTCggtacaccaagtcagcgctcaggttcacttcggaaagtcctgcgCAACTGCAGATGAAgctgtcatcagtaaagttgatgtgggtcggttgaaatgtccgagagtattgttcactcagaaggttagcggcgtcaccGTCGTTATTGATCGGGCCATTAGGACATGGCAGTTGTGAAACTCTAGTTCTAGCTTGACGAATTGAGGCGGCATAGCGGAATAAGCTTTTCACattggagacaaatttatcAGTAAGCTTTATCTGATATCGAAGCCCATCTTTTCTTATTGTCTTCTTACTTATGTTGTGGCATTGGGCCTTAACCACACAATCcccaaagctgaacacgagacatctcggaaaatagatattcaatttttaacgcggagaaaaacccGTCGATGGAGAAGGCAGGAAAAAGGAATTGAGTGAATTTGAATTGATCGGACagcatggctcggccttgcaggcgtgtTATTACTTATGTaacattgtttttattcatattaaatatattgttctatctccagcctgAATGTGTTCTCCATCACATATTGATggttgttacgatacgatgagttgGTGTATACGAAGATGTGACttttcacgtaagatcttatataCTCGGTAGTTATTTCATgataaaatttacaattttaggattagatttatattatagcagtactaatatccaagtagaccataattctacacatcTGTTTATTATATGTTTGTGTTGCCTGTACGCGCCGTtattgtcagttcgtttgtgtTCCACTCAACAGTGCATTTTGCGGCTTAGCAAACGAAGAGTGTGGTTCTTGATGGCTGTAGGTTGCTTGTAGATTTTGGGGACCATTTGAGGAACAGACTGCGTTGTAGCACATAAGATTGCGTGCAGTAATAAACCCCAATGATCATCCACATCAGGTTGAGGGTGAATTTTCCAATCCACCTGTTGAAGAAAGTCCTGTagagctgacacattcaaccgttaGAAATTCTAGCGACTGTTGTTGGTGGGATgtcttagctcagttttgctcACAAAACTAGAGGCTATGACGGCGTGATCGCTTCCACTCAGGTGAaacaggattgagaggttgtcaattAGGAATCCCTCGTTTGTTATTACTAAGACAAGACAAAATGTGATTTAACGTTTTACGTGCAGTAATCGTTTACGTGTTCTGGAAACCTTACTCATCTTTCAGATCGCGTTGTTTTGAGTCTGTTTTCAGATACTACCAAAGTATAACAGTCAGTATTAACTATCGGATGGGGTAGGAGTCGTGTTTTcaattgtaccgaaggaaaatcgacgcaAATAAGGTTTCCTTCTAGATACACCGCTTTGATGcaatcgatgctgatgctatcgtttgttccgttcttatcgatatCATAGTAATTGGGTTCATGCTAAAAAACTTTGAAGGGTCTTTCGTATACTTTTTCGATAGGTCTTTGAAATGAGTCTCGACGTACAaggacgtgtgtactatatcgtaagtcaggttgaacgaaaacatcagttgactgTGGTTGAATGggaacaggtttaactgaactcaTTTCGTTTTTAAGCCTTTTCGTGTAGGAGTTTATATCCAAATTCATTGAATAAGATGGAGGATCCTGGAATTCGAAGTGTCGTTCtataaacgagttgagctgcagtgtatccaatATCAACTTTCACTCCACTGTAAATACCAAGTAAGACGAAAAGGAAAAGCGttggtccactgtgaaacgtttgcagctgatagagAAGCTTTTAGTTGTTGGTGGAAGAGTTacaccaacccgtttgcttgtgagTGGTAGAAAGTCGTTCGGAATCGTATGACTCCTAATTGTGTAGTCAGGCAATGGAAAAGTCCAGATTCGAACTGGCGTCCACGGTCTGTAGTGATAGTTGAAGGATGATCAAAGTTTGCTACCCACCGTTAGACGAAAGTGCGGGCCATTGTTTCatcagtgatgtccttgatggGTACTTATGTAAACTGTGAAATATAGTCCAGTTGTCGAAACTTTCGAGGTGAATACTTATCAGAAGATGAGCTTAAAAAGAAGGTCAGAGGTATGTGATCGTTGAAAAGAGTGGGTCCTCGGCCTTCAATAGTGTTGGAAGAGCCGTACAgtatgtagcggtaaataaatccccaaaataaatagcattaagttttcgacattggatgctgaccatatgttttagtggactcatctagctgaaggcgctcggtcaggcatcctcaccagatcacgtgtgttaacgccgtgctcaacaccaaccgcaatcgctagccagattagatcagagaatcccgatatattggtcatcgccaaatatactcttccgatctcctcgactctgtcttttgatttctcttggtgggaacgaaatatattagaaggtgttactggtagaagcgttgtcaaacactgaatacctgtgacatcaacattggtgaacccaacgtgatctggtacacctaattgcaactgtgagtctgttcttttttgggatttttatatatcattgccttattttttactttttttaaacattgtgattttttttcgtgttttttcttggatatatatatattttcccctcgttcattatcgtacttcatacttcatcatgactgaacagacacctaaagtactcaagcttaagactttgtccccaccttcgtttcaactgatgcctttctggcccgacaacatcgaagcctggttttgctacgcagaagccgacttctccgagcacggcgtgatcgacacacgtgcacaattcctcgcagtagtcaaggcactaccgcgcgaattcaacaggtacgtaacacctagtatgtttactagtgatgtttccgatccttacgaaatcttaaaacgctcgattcttaaacgaggagatctaaccgatcgacaaaggttagatcaactattcaataacatcgacctgcaacacggttctgcgacggacatgttgcaacggatgagagaggttataggcctaagaactttcgacgaaggtctattcaaacaactcttcttgtcaaaacttccccaacaggtgcaagcagttctggtctcgttccagaacaacggcttagacgagctagctgcatctgccgaccgcattctagaaattacgaaacctactaccgaggtattttcagtcaaagaaaagcctcacacgactcagaatgatataaccgacttatgtcacacactcacgcgttatcttagtcttcgtaccgaccgtaagagatcgcgcacgccacgtagaagcatttctcgtaagcgatctgtctctagaccacgagagacagataaccccgactggtgctggtatcataaccagtatggaaagctttccagaaattgcagaaaaccctgcaattttcccaacacgaaaccgactgattcgaaaaacaattcgggaaacttccaagccggcacgcgttaacggcaaccgtagccggcgaacaaagccgtctgttattcgtcacagatgtgacaacgagagttcgctacctcgtcgacactggcgcagaagttagcgttctcccagcaaatcctaacgaccgactacacgaatcgaccctaaacttacaggcggcaaacggaaaaccgatcgctacatatggcaaaaggtacgtttaccttaacgtgggtttacgcaaacccatacactggattttcgttgttgcagatgtttctatgccaatcattggtatggaccttctacaacaccacaatctgatcatcgacacgcgcaaacggaggctagtagacgggaacactaatttgtccgtttgcgtaacttcttttactggttgtagagtatccccagtcacagttaaacatatgata
This window encodes:
- the STOML2_1 gene encoding Stomatin-like protein 2, mitochondrial, variant 4 (EggNog:ENOG4104PDU~COG:C); this encodes MIRNVIGRPAYRLSRVYASSRDYTSRAPINIGILIVPEKEAWVIERLGKFHRTLEPGLNFCIPILDRVAYVQSLKEVAIEIPDQSAITSDKSLFCEVQFCAYLNRMIWMLR